The following DNA comes from Tepidanaerobacter syntrophicus.
GTTTATGATCCTCATTTTTATATCTGCCGCATCTGATGGCAGCACCAGTAGTATGCCATCTGCACCGACTCCAAAATGTCTGTCGCAAATTTTTTTGGCGTTTTTGATTATTGTCTGTATATCTTCCTCCAGGCCTTTTACAACTATAAAGTCATTGCCTAATCCATGCATTTTTGTAAAATTCAAAATGTAGCCCTCCTTCTAAATATAATAATTTACAGCAATAATAATGCCAATCCTTTGATTGTCAAAATTTGCTTAAATCTGGGGTCTTTCCTGGATTGCTATAAAAATAAAAGTTCGGTTTTTCGGAATATGTTTATTAAATTTATTAACATATCCGGCAGTAAATCTTACTTTGCCGGGATTTCCGAAAAACCGAACTATGGTTCAGATATACGAACTAATTTTGTTTTTTATGAAAGAAATTATAAAATCATCTCACTTACCACGCATAATTATATTCTTTTATAGTAACTTACTCAAGAACCTTGGAGTATTTCTTAAAAAATTTTTCAGGTAAAAGAAAAAGAGGATTTTATCCTCTTTACATTTCAATATAAAACGAGACTCCTTCTTCTTCGTTTTTGGCATATATATTGCCGCCGTGAAGGGTTATTATACGCTGAACTATGGCAAGTCCCAAACCTGTTCTGCCTCTCGAACCTTTGTTGTATTTTTGAAAAAGGGCATCCATGATTTCAGGTTCGATATTGGGACCATCGTTGTAAATATGAAGAAGGAAGGAATTTTCGCCTTTAGGCTCCAGCTCTATGTCGATTCTGCTTTTGGCGTGGCGAATTTGGTTGTCAAGAAGATTTTCCAGGGCAACGCGCCACTGCTCTTTGTCAGCTTTTGTTTTGACGGGGGTAAGTTTTATCGACCAATCCAAGGCCTTTCGGTGCCAGCGGAGCCTTTCAACTACTTCTTTTATAAGTTCATCCAGCTGGAAGGTTTCTAGTGTCTGCTTATGTGTGGTAAGATAGTCAAGCTTTGTAAGGTACAGCAGGTTTTGAATAAGTTTTTGAAGTCTGTTGGCTTCCTCCTCGATAACCTCTAGTGTTCGGTTAAGGTCGCCCTTTGGAAATATACCGTCTTTTATGGCCTGTATATAGCTTTGAATCACCATAACGGGAGTCTTAAGCTCATGGGATATATTCTGCAGCAAAGACTGCTGGGCTTCATCTTGGAAAATCAGCTGCTGTCGGAGTTTTTCAACAGAATTCCCTAAACGGCCTATCTCGTCCTTTCGCTCAAGTTTTATCGGTTCCTGCCAGTCTCGATTTGCTAGCCTTTCCACACGTTTTTCCAAGATAACCAATGGTTTCGTAAGATACCTTGCCAGTGCCAGTGACGGCAGCCAGCTTAGGATGAACGCAAAACCCATTATAGCTGCAAGTTTCTTAAAAAGGGTTTTCACAAGATCTTCTCTATAAGTATCCCACATATATGATACAAGATAAACATCCCGGCCCATGAGTTTGCCTCTTGTGATTACATAAAATATTCTTCTATTGTTTATCTGGCCGCTGTATTGGCAGCTTTCCTCGGTTTGGCTTTTGGCTTCATTAATTATTTGTTCCAGTATTTCTCTTGGCGGAAGTATCAGAAGATGCTTTACAGCGCCTTCCGGAATCTCGGAAGGTTCTATAGGATTTGATATTCCCGGAGACATTATGGTATAGTTTTCCTTCAGTACTATAAAATGATTGACCGTACGTATATCGTCTTGAGGCGGCCGGTTTAGTATTCTGCTGGACTCCCACTCTTCCTTTGTCGTCTCGTCGGAAAAGCGCTCAAGGACCATGCCCTGCGCGCTTTCAATAGTTGCGTAGACTTCATTGGTGAAAAATTCCCTAAGGGTTGCAGGAAGCAAAATACACAGAAGGAGAGTTATGCAAAGGGTGATTATCGCAAATACAAGCCAAATTTGCAGGGAAAGGGGAAGATTTTTCATGACTTCACCAGCCTATAACCGTATCCGTAAATTGTCTCTATATTAAGGTAGGGAAGTTTTTTCCGAAGCCGCCTTATTAAATCATCTACCACTCTGTCTGAGCCGAAGTAGTCAGTGCCCCATACTGCCGCAAGTATCTGCTCCCTGGATAGGGCTATTCCCTGGTTTTTTATAAAATACAGTGTTATGTCGAACTCCTTTGATGTCAGATCTACTGTCTCATCGTTTGTTTTGACGGTTCTGCTTGCCTCATTTATTGTATAAGGGGGAACATTGTAAATCTGAAGGCCGGGGCTGTAAATCCGCTCCAGCAAATTCCTGCACCTTATAACGAGCTCTCTGGGGAGAAAAGGCTTTGCCAGATAATCATCGCTGCCCAGCTCAAGGCCTACCACTCTGTCGATATCCGCATCTCTTGCAGAAATGAAGATGATGGGGGTGGCAGGGGAAGCCTTTTTTATTTCCTGAAGGAGATGATAACCGTCTATATCAGGCAGCATTATATCCAGTATCCATAAATCAGGAGGATCCTTTATGGCATCCTCAGCCTCGCTGCCGGTTAGGAATGAAGAAACCTGCCAACCTTCCTTTTCAAGATATGAAGTGAGCACTAAATTTAAGTTTTTGTCGTCTTCCACTAAATATATGCGGTAAGACATAAATTTTTCACCTCTCCCAGCCGGATTTATTCATAGCGCAGGGCTTCAATCGGCTTTAAGCTGCTTGCCTTATTGGCAGGATAAAGTCCAAAGAAG
Coding sequences within:
- a CDS encoding response regulator transcription factor yields the protein MSYRIYLVEDDKNLNLVLTSYLEKEGWQVSSFLTGSEAEDAIKDPPDLWILDIMLPDIDGYHLLQEIKKASPATPIIFISARDADIDRVVGLELGSDDYLAKPFLPRELVIRCRNLLERIYSPGLQIYNVPPYTINEASRTVKTNDETVDLTSKEFDITLYFIKNQGIALSREQILAAVWGTDYFGSDRVVDDLIRRLRKKLPYLNIETIYGYGYRLVKS
- a CDS encoding sensor histidine kinase — translated: MKNLPLSLQIWLVFAIITLCITLLLCILLPATLREFFTNEVYATIESAQGMVLERFSDETTKEEWESSRILNRPPQDDIRTVNHFIVLKENYTIMSPGISNPIEPSEIPEGAVKHLLILPPREILEQIINEAKSQTEESCQYSGQINNRRIFYVITRGKLMGRDVYLVSYMWDTYREDLVKTLFKKLAAIMGFAFILSWLPSLALARYLTKPLVILEKRVERLANRDWQEPIKLERKDEIGRLGNSVEKLRQQLIFQDEAQQSLLQNISHELKTPVMVIQSYIQAIKDGIFPKGDLNRTLEVIEEEANRLQKLIQNLLYLTKLDYLTTHKQTLETFQLDELIKEVVERLRWHRKALDWSIKLTPVKTKADKEQWRVALENLLDNQIRHAKSRIDIELEPKGENSFLLHIYNDGPNIEPEIMDALFQKYNKGSRGRTGLGLAIVQRIITLHGGNIYAKNEEEGVSFYIEM